One genomic region from Trueperaceae bacterium encodes:
- a CDS encoding MMPL family transporter codes for MFRALAGLVARYPRWVLGAWFVVSAVSLPFASRVGDVLNAQPEAPRDGTAAAVQTLLATAFQGGEEVTLVAVAHGVSVRAGSPEYAEALDDVKTRLLRIPGTTSVRDYRTASGLDLLDEANDLSVLLVGLDASGLTEGKRVTEAVRAALDSVGALRFDLSGGPATVVELEQVSERDARRAEVFGLPISLLILVVAFGAVVASVLPLLSAVTTIVTSLGLLYFVGQQIEFAVFTETIVTMLGLATGIDYALLIVNRFREELRSTFDARKAAARTAETAGKAVAFSGLTVIVGLMALLVPPVAFIRSIGVGAMVVLFVSVLVAITAVPATLALLGHRVNWLRVTKREPGLRSRAFWRGQATRIMRRPRFWFVTGVLVLVGLSLPGLRMQVADPGARGLTSSTDARRTLNALEGLGLEGLLNPFDVVVDFGPEGFYRPENVRKVSLLTQRLRELEHVAGVSSPMALESIPKLFLYQYYATAELALASEIAPLARATVSGDGRYALAKLVPVGALTPAQGAQVYEGIEAALSELGLRGAIGGVYVQGTEWTHALYAYFPLALALVALTTAFLLGMAFKSLLIPIKAVLLNALTVCAAFGVMTLVHQDGILYRLFGLGEVLGYVDTSAPLFIFAIVFGLSMDYEVFMVARIHEAHERGMSDHDAVATAISTTGGVITSAAAVMVTVFALLIFSHVELIRTLGLGLSVAVILDATLVRLALVPSVMTLAGRSNWWLPRFGARRSGEHE; via the coding sequence ATGTTCAGGGCACTCGCCGGACTCGTAGCTCGTTACCCACGTTGGGTGTTGGGCGCGTGGTTCGTGGTGAGCGCCGTGTCGCTGCCGTTCGCCTCGCGGGTCGGCGACGTGTTGAACGCGCAGCCGGAGGCACCCCGCGATGGCACCGCGGCCGCGGTCCAGACCCTGCTCGCCACGGCGTTCCAGGGCGGCGAGGAAGTGACGCTCGTGGCCGTCGCGCACGGCGTGAGCGTGAGGGCGGGAAGCCCCGAGTACGCCGAGGCCCTCGACGACGTGAAGACGCGCCTCCTGCGCATCCCGGGAACGACCTCCGTGCGCGACTACCGCACCGCGAGCGGCCTCGACCTGCTCGACGAGGCGAACGACCTCTCGGTGCTCCTCGTCGGACTCGACGCCTCCGGCCTGACCGAGGGCAAGCGCGTCACCGAGGCCGTGCGCGCTGCCCTCGACAGCGTCGGGGCGCTGCGCTTCGACCTCTCCGGCGGCCCGGCGACCGTCGTCGAGCTCGAGCAGGTGAGCGAGCGCGACGCCCGCCGGGCCGAGGTGTTCGGCCTGCCCATCTCCCTCCTCATCCTCGTGGTGGCGTTCGGGGCGGTCGTGGCGTCCGTGCTGCCGCTCCTCAGCGCCGTCACGACGATCGTCACGTCGTTGGGCCTGCTGTACTTCGTAGGCCAGCAGATCGAGTTCGCCGTGTTCACCGAGACCATCGTCACGATGCTCGGGCTGGCGACCGGCATCGACTACGCGCTGCTCATCGTCAACCGCTTCAGGGAGGAGTTGCGCAGCACGTTCGACGCGCGCAAGGCCGCCGCGCGCACGGCCGAGACGGCCGGCAAGGCCGTGGCGTTCAGCGGCCTCACCGTGATAGTCGGGCTCATGGCGCTCCTCGTGCCGCCCGTCGCGTTCATCCGCTCCATCGGGGTCGGGGCCATGGTCGTGCTGTTCGTCAGCGTCCTCGTCGCGATCACGGCGGTGCCCGCCACGCTCGCGCTCCTCGGGCACCGCGTGAACTGGCTGCGCGTGACGAAGCGCGAGCCCGGGCTGCGCAGCCGCGCGTTCTGGCGGGGCCAGGCCACGCGCATCATGCGGCGTCCGCGCTTCTGGTTCGTGACGGGCGTGCTGGTGCTCGTCGGCCTCTCGCTACCGGGGCTCAGGATGCAGGTGGCCGACCCGGGCGCCCGCGGCCTGACATCGAGCACCGACGCCCGGCGCACCCTGAACGCGCTCGAGGGGCTCGGGCTCGAGGGACTGCTGAACCCGTTCGACGTCGTCGTCGACTTCGGCCCGGAGGGCTTCTACCGGCCCGAGAACGTGCGCAAGGTCTCGCTCCTCACGCAGCGGCTGCGCGAGCTCGAGCACGTGGCCGGCGTCTCGTCGCCCATGGCGCTCGAGAGCATCCCGAAGCTCTTCCTCTACCAGTACTACGCGACCGCCGAGCTCGCGCTGGCGAGCGAGATCGCGCCGCTCGCCCGGGCGACGGTGTCGGGCGACGGCCGCTACGCCCTCGCCAAGCTCGTTCCCGTCGGGGCGCTCACGCCGGCGCAGGGGGCGCAGGTCTACGAGGGGATCGAGGCCGCACTCTCCGAGCTGGGCCTGCGAGGCGCGATCGGCGGGGTGTACGTGCAGGGGACCGAGTGGACGCACGCGCTGTACGCCTACTTCCCGCTCGCGCTCGCGCTCGTGGCCCTCACCACGGCGTTCCTCCTCGGCATGGCCTTCAAGTCGCTCCTCATCCCCATCAAGGCCGTGCTGCTCAACGCCCTCACCGTCTGCGCCGCGTTCGGGGTCATGACGCTCGTCCACCAGGACGGGATCCTCTACCGCCTGTTCGGGCTGGGCGAGGTCCTGGGCTACGTCGACACGTCCGCCCCGCTGTTCATCTTCGCCATCGTCTTCGGGCTGAGCATGGACTACGAGGTCTTCATGGTGGCGCGCATCCACGAGGCGCACGAACGGGGCATGTCGGACCACGACGCGGTCGCCACCGCCATCTCGACTACTGGCGGCGTCATCACGAGCGCCGCCGCCGTCATGGTGACGGTGTTCGCCCTGCTCATCTTCTCGCACGTCGAGCTGATCCGCACCCTGGGGCTCGGCCTGAGCGTGGCGGTGATCCTCGACGCGACGCTCGTCAGGCTCGCCCTCGTCCCGTCGGTGATGACGCTGGCGGGCAGGTCGAACTGGTGGCTGCCGCGCTTCGGAGCGCGCCGCTCTGGCGAGCACGAGTGA
- a CDS encoding D-alanine--D-alanine ligase: MTGTPRVLLLCGGRSAEHEVSLASARAVMAAAAELPVTPIVIGKDGSLLGPAASRRALALAPGQAPTEPAAETRSGDARADRWGDAHDGPRGDLQTHQPHDSQADERDDPRTSPQANLQANLQANLQANLQANLQATLRGFDVVFPLLHGPYGEDGRVQGLLDVMGIPYVGSGVLASAVGMDKLAMKAAFAAHGLPQVAYEPVTSRGWRTAPEEVRARLGRLGYPLFVKPANLGSSIGISRVADAAGLEEALATALAHDRRVIVEAAAVGARELEVAVLGNDAPAASPVGEVKYASAFYDYEAKYSDGLAELCVPADVPEAVAAACREAALRAFTAIDARGLARVDFFYLPDSGALLLNEINTMPGFTPHSMYPRLWAQAGVAFPELVGRLLTLALEPG, translated from the coding sequence ATGACGGGTACGCCGCGCGTGCTGCTCCTCTGCGGCGGTCGCTCCGCGGAGCACGAGGTGTCGCTCGCGTCCGCCCGGGCGGTCATGGCGGCCGCCGCAGAGCTGCCCGTCACCCCAATCGTGATCGGCAAGGACGGCAGTCTGCTCGGGCCAGCCGCGTCGCGGCGGGCGCTCGCCCTCGCGCCGGGGCAGGCGCCGACCGAGCCCGCCGCCGAAACCCGATCGGGCGACGCGCGGGCGGACCGGTGGGGCGACGCGCATGATGGCCCACGGGGCGACCTGCAGACGCACCAACCGCATGATTCGCAGGCGGACGAACGAGACGACCCGAGAACGAGCCCACAGGCGAACCTGCAGGCGAACCTGCAGGCGAACCTGCAGGCGAACCTGCAGGCCAACCTGCAGGCGACGTTGCGGGGCTTCGACGTCGTCTTCCCCCTCCTCCACGGTCCTTACGGCGAGGACGGCCGCGTCCAGGGGCTCCTCGACGTGATGGGCATCCCCTACGTCGGCTCCGGCGTCCTCGCCAGCGCGGTCGGGATGGACAAGCTGGCGATGAAGGCGGCGTTCGCCGCCCACGGCCTCCCACAGGTCGCCTACGAGCCCGTCACGAGCCGCGGCTGGCGGACGGCGCCGGAGGAGGTCCGCGCCCGCCTCGGGCGCCTCGGGTATCCGCTGTTCGTCAAGCCGGCCAACCTCGGCTCGAGCATCGGCATCTCCAGGGTGGCGGACGCGGCCGGCCTGGAGGAGGCCTTGGCGACGGCGCTGGCGCACGACCGCCGCGTGATCGTGGAGGCCGCCGCCGTCGGCGCGCGCGAGCTGGAGGTCGCGGTCCTCGGCAACGATGCCCCGGCTGCCAGCCCCGTCGGCGAGGTCAAGTACGCGAGCGCGTTCTACGACTACGAGGCCAAGTACTCCGACGGGCTCGCCGAGCTCTGCGTGCCGGCGGACGTTCCGGAGGCGGTGGCGGCGGCCTGCCGGGAGGCGGCGCTGCGCGCCTTCACGGCCATCGACGCCAGGGGGTTGGCGCGCGTCGACTTCTTCTACCTGCCGGACAGCGGCGCGCTGCTCCTCAACGAGATCAACACCATGCCGGGCTTCACGCCGCACAGCATGTACCCGCGGCTCTGGGCGCAGGCCGGCGTCGCCTTCCCCGAGCTCGTGGGGCGCCTATTGACCCTGGCCCTCGAACCCGGTTAG
- a CDS encoding enoyl-CoA hydratase/isomerase family protein encodes MTAPEPSTVAREVRDAVAVLTLDRPERRNALSRALRTDLTAALAWAESDAAVRAVVLTGAGKAFCAGLDLAELEGTLAYDEAKHRRDSEELAELYLRLLTLAKPVIAAVNGPAVAGGAGLVSACDLAVMGRGATLGYTEARIGFVAALVGVLLVRQVGEKHARDLLLSARLVGAEEAERMGIVNTVVADDEVLESACAKAAELARNAPGSLALTKRLLLEAPGRPLEEGLRLAVAINVAARTGEELAEGVRAFLERREPRWRA; translated from the coding sequence ATGACCGCCCCCGAGCCGTCGACCGTGGCGCGCGAGGTGCGCGACGCGGTGGCGGTGCTCACCCTCGACCGCCCGGAGCGCCGGAACGCGCTCTCGCGCGCCTTGCGAACCGACCTCACCGCCGCCCTGGCGTGGGCGGAGAGCGACGCAGCCGTGCGAGCGGTCGTGCTGACGGGAGCGGGCAAGGCGTTCTGCGCCGGCCTCGACCTGGCCGAGTTGGAGGGCACCCTCGCGTACGACGAGGCGAAGCATAGGCGCGACTCCGAGGAGTTGGCAGAGCTCTACCTACGGCTGCTCACCCTCGCGAAGCCGGTGATCGCGGCCGTCAACGGCCCCGCGGTGGCCGGCGGGGCCGGGCTCGTGAGCGCCTGCGACCTCGCGGTGATGGGGCGGGGCGCTACGCTCGGCTACACGGAAGCGCGCATCGGCTTCGTGGCCGCGCTCGTCGGCGTGCTGCTCGTGCGCCAGGTGGGCGAGAAGCACGCCCGCGACCTGCTCCTCAGTGCGCGCCTCGTCGGGGCCGAGGAGGCCGAGCGCATGGGCATCGTCAACACCGTGGTCGCCGACGACGAGGTCCTCGAGTCGGCGTGCGCCAAGGCGGCGGAGCTCGCCCGCAACGCGCCCGGCTCGCTCGCGCTCACGAAGCGGCTGCTCCTCGAGGCGCCGGGCCGTCCCCTCGAGGAGGGGCTGCGGCTGGCCGTCGCCATCAACGTCGCGGCCAGGACGGGCGAGGAGCTCGCCGAGGGAGTGCGCGCCTTCCTAGAGCGGCGCGAGCCACGCTGGCGAGCGTGA
- a CDS encoding HNH endonuclease: MLILNASFEPLHVCSVKRAVTLLMHDVVERVEDSGYFLRSPNALFPVPSVVKLHRFVRGPFRQRVAFNRKNVFRRDDHTCQYCSRHTFDLTLDHVMPRSRGGGTTWENVVACCKACNAKKRDRTPEEAGLRLLRKPYAPRFMFSSAYGVMPDIDPIWERYLPAHRGRP, from the coding sequence GTGCTCATCCTGAACGCCTCTTTCGAACCCCTGCACGTCTGCTCCGTGAAGCGCGCGGTGACGCTCCTGATGCACGACGTGGTCGAGCGGGTCGAGGACTCCGGCTACTTCCTGCGCTCCCCCAACGCCCTCTTCCCCGTGCCTAGCGTGGTCAAGCTGCACCGCTTCGTGCGCGGACCGTTCAGGCAGCGCGTGGCGTTCAACCGCAAGAACGTCTTCCGCCGCGACGACCACACCTGCCAGTACTGCTCACGCCATACGTTCGACCTGACGCTCGACCACGTGATGCCGCGGAGCCGGGGCGGCGGGACGACCTGGGAGAACGTCGTGGCCTGCTGCAAGGCCTGCAACGCCAAGAAGCGCGACCGGACGCCCGAGGAGGCTGGGCTGCGCCTGCTGCGCAAGCCGTACGCGCCGCGCTTCATGTTCTCGAGCGCCTACGGGGTCATGCCCGACATAGACCCGATCTGGGAGCGCTACCTGCCCGCTCATCGCGGGAGGCCCTGA
- a CDS encoding LEA type 2 family protein gives MKARSFATLLAAVLAGAALLAACAPGAAVLSPPTFKLNAADSGFVRIDPPGVGDGSALFRLALTVENPNPVGVRLAGLDGDLYLRDARAAASSFRGGIDLPARASAPLVLDVKVPLGAAPALLDVIANFVAGNPVQYRFDAAVTIDVLGAPQRFPTFTVARGELSRPAGLAAPQLALTGSELRFEAIDRVRLSLRGELTNPGLIGYLAEVPQATLSVGGATAATVALAPVQVPGGGTVPVAIEFTFAPLTLGAAIAAQVQAASVGVGGLSLQVNGAWRLDAPGIATTTLGATTILRDALR, from the coding sequence GTGAAGGCCCGCTCTTTCGCCACGCTCCTCGCTGCCGTGTTGGCCGGCGCCGCGCTGCTCGCGGCCTGCGCCCCGGGCGCCGCCGTCCTCTCACCGCCGACGTTCAAGCTGAACGCCGCCGATTCTGGCTTCGTCCGCATCGACCCTCCCGGCGTGGGTGACGGCTCCGCGCTCTTCCGCCTGGCGCTCACCGTCGAGAACCCGAACCCGGTCGGCGTGCGCCTCGCCGGCCTCGACGGCGACCTGTACCTGAGGGATGCGCGGGCGGCGGCCTCCTCGTTCCGTGGAGGCATCGATCTCCCTGCCCGCGCCAGCGCGCCGCTCGTGCTCGACGTCAAGGTGCCCCTCGGCGCCGCCCCGGCCCTGCTCGACGTGATCGCCAACTTCGTCGCCGGCAACCCCGTCCAGTACCGCTTCGACGCTGCCGTCACCATCGACGTCCTCGGCGCCCCGCAACGGTTCCCGACCTTCACCGTGGCTCGGGGCGAGCTGTCCAGGCCGGCCGGCCTGGCGGCGCCGCAGTTGGCCCTCACGGGCTCGGAGCTGCGCTTCGAGGCGATCGACCGGGTGAGGCTGAGCTTGCGAGGCGAGTTGACGAACCCCGGCCTCATCGGCTACCTCGCCGAGGTGCCGCAGGCCACGCTCTCCGTGGGCGGCGCGACGGCCGCTACCGTCGCGCTCGCGCCCGTCCAGGTGCCGGGCGGTGGCACCGTGCCCGTAGCCATCGAGTTCACGTTCGCCCCCCTCACGCTCGGCGCGGCCATCGCGGCGCAGGTCCAGGCCGCCTCGGTGGGCGTGGGCGGGCTCAGCCTACAAGTGAACGGCGCGTGGCGCCTCGACGCGCCCGGCATAGCGACCACGACCTTGGGCGCGACCACCATCCTGCGCGACGCGTTGCGTTAA
- a CDS encoding ABC transporter ATP-binding protein, with translation MSERPFSISARDLRKTYHLGDETIPALAGVTLEVAVGEFVAVMGPSGSGKTTLLHMLGLLDQPDSGAVEVAGRKTAGLSDDELTAMRRDHLGFIFQSFELIPSLSARENILLPAEVAGRLAEARAKLPGLTALLGIEDRLDHRPRQLSGGQRQRVALARALINDPAVVLADEPTGNLDTKTGAEVLALLRRGVDESGWTVVMVTHDPAAATVADRIVFLRDGRVAGDVSAKGTEVRQAIDMFLAS, from the coding sequence ATGTCTGAACGACCCTTCTCGATCTCGGCCCGCGACCTGCGCAAGACCTACCACCTGGGCGACGAGACCATCCCGGCGCTGGCAGGGGTCACCCTCGAGGTCGCCGTCGGCGAGTTCGTGGCCGTCATGGGCCCGAGCGGGAGCGGCAAGACCACGCTGCTGCACATGCTCGGACTCCTCGACCAACCCGACTCCGGCGCGGTGGAGGTGGCGGGGCGGAAGACGGCCGGGCTATCCGACGACGAGCTGACGGCCATGCGCCGCGACCACCTGGGCTTCATCTTCCAGTCGTTCGAGCTCATCCCGTCCTTGAGCGCCCGGGAGAACATCCTCCTCCCCGCCGAGGTGGCGGGGCGCCTCGCCGAGGCCCGCGCCAAGCTCCCCGGCCTCACCGCCCTGCTCGGCATCGAGGACCGCCTCGACCACCGGCCACGGCAGCTGTCCGGCGGTCAACGTCAGCGGGTCGCCCTCGCGCGCGCGCTCATCAACGACCCGGCCGTGGTCCTGGCCGACGAGCCGACCGGCAACCTCGACACGAAGACCGGCGCCGAGGTCCTCGCCCTCCTCCGGCGCGGGGTGGACGAGTCCGGCTGGACCGTCGTGATGGTCACGCACGACCCGGCCGCCGCCACGGTCGCGGACCGCATCGTCTTCTTGCGCGACGGCCGCGTGGCCGGGGACGTGAGCGCCAAGGGCACCGAGGTCCGTCAAGCGATCGACATGTTCCTGGCCAGCTGA
- a CDS encoding FtsX-like permease family protein — MSTLWRMALRNLFRHPWRALATTLGIGLGIAAVLTTLSVGANVEANLRSALQAAAGKADLVVTPGPGGRAVFDEEPLLAAVRATAGVRTAYPVLQTRAEPVRSERVVDRSVIPGIDSGFQIQGRLTEHPDDLPASLDGGTLPAPGSLGIAIADGFARSRGIAVGDSVAFTTSGGPAELTVTGLLDDAVGVASTNGGRVGIMHLADLQRVLRLEGRVSNLEVEAVSADQVDATRLRLAAVVGDDYTVTLPATTGDFTFGIVQTLQSGLSVLAATLLALGAFLAYNSLMATVVERGGEYALLRTICMTRGGIRRLAVYEAVVLAGLGVVAGVLLGIALSYLMTYVNAATLGYEFRTLVIPVKNVVVASVLGVAAALVAGVVPALNAGKASPIASLQATAGPVARSTLSLGLLATGLGVVAALLPWPGTAALYATTAALGLFFVGVSLTAPALLPTVSRMARGPLTRLLGAPGRLGADAAQRNAGRNGVAIGTVVVGTGLVIGVGSMVASTNRAISDWIDTTVVGDLFVTTPVTFPDDFGARAGAVPGVDVVSGVKITAVRFRELADDQGPASAGQGPAADSRGRSVALVLVDPERFNPRGGFGRFQYLPGQGDDEAGYRALVAGQMLVANTMRDRYGIGRGDSVELRTSDGFEAFPVGGVVVDFTGGGEAVIGSIGSIERFGGGNPNLYIVTVLPGDTQAAVRERLIAAFPELALDVTLNADYRQHILAVTSQAFATTRILLAIAVLVAALGVANTLGMNLVNKGHEIAVLRTIGLTRGGVRALVTAEGVIVTAIGAVIGVGFGLLLANVITNGAGALTGFVLQTRLPWHLVLLALLASPVVGLVASLFPARRAARMAPTKAFASWSEHV, encoded by the coding sequence GTGAGTACGCTCTGGCGCATGGCGCTGCGCAACCTCTTCAGACACCCCTGGCGCGCACTCGCCACCACCCTTGGCATCGGACTCGGCATCGCCGCGGTGCTCACGACCCTCTCCGTCGGGGCCAACGTCGAGGCGAACCTGCGCAGCGCGCTACAAGCGGCGGCCGGCAAGGCCGACCTCGTCGTTACGCCCGGTCCGGGAGGCCGGGCGGTCTTCGATGAGGAACCGCTCCTCGCCGCCGTCAGGGCAACGGCAGGCGTCAGGACCGCCTACCCCGTGCTCCAGACGCGCGCGGAACCGGTCCGGTCGGAGCGCGTCGTGGACCGTTCGGTCATCCCGGGCATCGACAGCGGCTTCCAGATCCAGGGCCGCCTCACGGAACACCCTGACGACCTGCCAGCGAGCCTCGACGGCGGCACGCTGCCCGCCCCCGGGTCGCTCGGCATCGCCATCGCGGACGGCTTCGCGCGCTCGCGGGGGATCGCGGTCGGCGACTCCGTGGCGTTCACCACCTCGGGCGGGCCAGCAGAGCTCACCGTGACCGGGCTCCTGGACGACGCCGTCGGGGTAGCGAGCACCAACGGGGGCCGCGTGGGCATCATGCACCTGGCCGACCTCCAACGTGTGCTCCGCCTGGAAGGGCGCGTCTCGAACCTGGAGGTTGAGGCCGTCAGCGCCGACCAGGTCGACGCCACGAGGCTCAGGCTCGCCGCCGTCGTCGGGGACGACTACACCGTCACCCTGCCAGCCACGACCGGTGACTTCACGTTCGGCATCGTCCAGACGTTGCAGTCGGGGCTGAGCGTACTGGCCGCCACGCTCCTCGCCCTCGGCGCGTTCCTCGCCTACAACAGCCTCATGGCGACCGTGGTCGAACGGGGCGGCGAGTACGCGCTACTACGCACCATCTGCATGACGCGCGGCGGCATCAGGCGGCTCGCCGTCTACGAGGCGGTGGTGCTCGCCGGCCTTGGCGTAGTGGCCGGCGTCCTGCTCGGCATCGCGCTCTCCTACCTCATGACGTACGTGAACGCCGCCACCCTCGGTTACGAGTTCAGGACGCTCGTGATCCCCGTCAAGAACGTGGTGGTGGCGAGCGTCCTCGGCGTGGCGGCGGCGCTCGTGGCCGGCGTCGTCCCCGCGCTGAACGCGGGCAAGGCGTCGCCGATAGCCTCGCTCCAGGCGACCGCCGGCCCCGTGGCGCGGAGCACGCTGTCGCTCGGCCTGCTCGCGACCGGGCTCGGCGTGGTCGCGGCCCTCCTGCCGTGGCCCGGCACCGCCGCCCTCTACGCCACTACCGCGGCGCTCGGGCTCTTCTTCGTAGGCGTCTCGCTCACCGCGCCCGCCCTGCTGCCGACCGTCAGCCGCATGGCGAGGGGCCCGCTTACCAGGCTCCTCGGCGCCCCGGGCCGGCTCGGCGCGGACGCGGCCCAGCGCAACGCCGGTCGCAACGGCGTGGCGATCGGCACCGTCGTGGTCGGCACGGGCCTCGTGATCGGCGTCGGGAGCATGGTGGCGAGCACCAACCGCGCCATCTCGGACTGGATCGACACGACCGTCGTCGGCGACCTGTTCGTGACGACCCCCGTCACGTTCCCGGACGACTTCGGCGCGCGGGCCGGCGCGGTACCCGGCGTCGACGTCGTGAGCGGCGTCAAGATCACGGCCGTGCGGTTCAGGGAGCTGGCCGATGACCAAGGGCCGGCGAGCGCTGGTCAAGGACCGGCGGCCGACAGTCGCGGGCGCTCCGTCGCGCTCGTGCTCGTGGACCCCGAGCGCTTCAACCCGCGGGGCGGCTTCGGGCGCTTCCAGTACCTGCCCGGTCAGGGCGACGACGAGGCGGGCTACCGCGCGCTCGTCGCCGGCCAGATGCTAGTGGCCAACACCATGCGCGACCGCTACGGCATCGGGCGCGGCGACAGCGTGGAGCTGCGGACCTCGGACGGCTTCGAGGCGTTCCCGGTGGGCGGCGTGGTCGTCGACTTCACGGGCGGGGGCGAGGCCGTCATCGGCAGCATCGGGAGCATCGAGCGGTTCGGGGGCGGCAACCCCAACCTCTACATCGTCACCGTCCTCCCGGGCGACACGCAGGCGGCGGTACGCGAACGGCTCATCGCGGCCTTCCCGGAGCTGGCCCTCGACGTCACCCTCAACGCCGACTACCGCCAGCACATCCTCGCCGTTACGAGCCAGGCGTTCGCCACGACGCGCATCCTCCTCGCCATCGCCGTGCTCGTGGCGGCGCTCGGCGTAGCCAACACGTTGGGCATGAACCTCGTCAACAAGGGCCACGAGATCGCCGTGCTGCGCACCATCGGCTTGACGCGGGGCGGGGTGCGGGCGCTCGTGACGGCGGAAGGCGTGATCGTGACGGCCATCGGCGCCGTGATCGGCGTCGGCTTCGGCCTGCTCCTCGCCAACGTGATCACGAACGGCGCGGGCGCCCTGACGGGCTTCGTGCTGCAGACGCGGCTGCCGTGGCACCTGGTGCTGCTTGCCCTGCTGGCGTCGCCGGTCGTCGGGCTCGTCGCGTCGCTCTTCCCTGCCCGGCGGGCGGCCCGCATGGCACCGACGAAAGCCTTCGCCTCCTGGAGTGAGCATGTCTGA
- a CDS encoding glycosyltransferase, translated as MRRRSVFFATIAAGGGHVATATALSEALHADHAGEFETRVSDVMAEFGAAGLDRRHKAQWKALLAQPRLVRWGQKVMDLTPAVTRASQGALLDSFARSIAKELNELAPDLVVANHGWLATVFAAARRRYGLRTPVVVFATEPFDASALWSEPRSELVLAPSLAAAADLARLGVHEDRLRVVGYPVRQAFLHPSARGAARAELGLAPGFTCLLSLGAEGVAGEAVAMVERLLASGVAVLAVAGRNVELRSRLEALSEARTGLTVFGFTDRMATLLAAADIVVGKAGPASTMEALAVGRPVLVTAYAGLNELAVVRFLEAHGLGGLTKVGEVGLAAATWHDAPERLAEAARTAAALDFPGMTSRSAALIGALARGETLPPADSTALGRFESVSKATLAAARDRRAVPVHWPT; from the coding sequence GTGAGGCGACGCAGCGTCTTCTTCGCCACCATCGCGGCCGGCGGCGGGCACGTCGCCACGGCGACGGCCCTCTCCGAGGCGCTGCACGCCGACCACGCGGGCGAGTTCGAGACCCGCGTAAGCGACGTCATGGCCGAGTTCGGCGCCGCCGGGCTCGACCGGCGCCACAAAGCGCAGTGGAAGGCCCTGCTCGCCCAACCGCGGCTCGTCAGGTGGGGGCAGAAGGTCATGGACCTGACGCCCGCCGTGACGCGCGCCTCGCAGGGCGCGCTCCTCGACTCGTTCGCGAGAAGCATCGCCAAGGAGCTGAACGAGCTCGCCCCGGACCTCGTGGTCGCGAACCACGGCTGGCTCGCGACGGTCTTCGCAGCGGCGCGCCGCCGGTACGGGCTCCGGACGCCCGTCGTCGTCTTCGCGACCGAGCCGTTCGACGCCAGCGCGCTGTGGTCGGAGCCACGTTCGGAGCTGGTGCTGGCACCCAGCCTGGCGGCGGCGGCCGACCTCGCGCGCCTGGGCGTGCACGAGGACAGGCTGCGGGTCGTGGGCTATCCGGTCAGGCAGGCCTTCCTCCATCCGAGCGCGCGCGGCGCCGCGCGCGCCGAGCTCGGCCTCGCCCCGGGCTTCACCTGCCTACTGTCGTTGGGGGCGGAGGGCGTCGCGGGCGAGGCGGTGGCCATGGTGGAGCGCCTGCTCGCGAGCGGCGTGGCCGTGCTGGCCGTGGCCGGGCGGAACGTTGAGTTGCGGTCGCGGCTGGAGGCCTTGAGCGAGGCGCGCACGGGCCTAACGGTGTTCGGCTTCACGGACAGGATGGCCACGCTCCTTGCCGCAGCCGACATCGTCGTTGGCAAGGCCGGGCCGGCCAGCACGATGGAGGCGTTGGCCGTCGGCAGGCCCGTTCTCGTGACGGCCTACGCCGGCCTGAACGAGCTGGCGGTGGTGCGGTTCCTCGAAGCGCATGGGCTCGGCGGCTTGACGAAGGTCGGCGAGGTAGGCCTGGCGGCGGCGACCTGGCACGACGCCCCGGAGCGCCTCGCCGAGGCGGCTCGCACGGCCGCCGCCCTCGACTTCCCGGGCATGACGTCGCGCTCAGCCGCGCTCATCGGCGCGCTGGCGCGCGGCGAGACGCTCCCCCCCGCGGACTCGACCGCACTGGGCCGCTTCGAGAGCGTGAGCAAGGCGACCCTCGCCGCCGCTCGAGACCGCCGGGCCGTACCAGTACACTGGCCCACGTGA